In Streptococcus parapneumoniae, the genomic stretch AGCAAGATGAACTCCAATCAGAAGATTAATTATGACCGTGTCATGCAGAAAATGGTACAAGTATGGGAGAAAAATGAGCAACGTCCAACTATTCTCATGCATGTTTGCTGTGCCCCTTGCAGTACCTATACCCTCGAATATTTGACTAAGTATGCAGATGTGACTATCTATTTTGTTAATTCCAATATCCATCCCAAGGCAGAATACCATAAGCGGGCTTACGTCACCCAAAAATTTGTCAGTGATTTCAATGAGCGAACTGGCAATAACGTTCAATACCTAGAAGCTCCTTATGAACCTAACGAATATCGTAAACTGGTTCGAGGTTTGGAAGAAGAGCCTGAAGGTGGCGATCGTTGTAAGGTTTGCTTTGACTACCGACTGGATAAGACAGCGCAAGTGGCTATGGATTTGGGCTTTGACTACTTTGGCTCAGCCTTGACCATCAGTCCTCATAAGAATTCTCAAACCATCAACAGCATCGGAATTGATGTGCAAAAGATTTACACCACCCACTATCTTCCCAGCGATTTCAAGAAAAATCAAGGCTACAAACGTTCAGTAGAGATGTGTGAAGAGTATGACATTTATCGTCAATGTTATTGTGGATGTGTCTATGCAGCACAGGCTCAGAATATTGACCTTGTTCAGGTTAAGAAAGATGCTACAGCTTTCTTGCTGGATAAGGATGTTGAAAAAGACTATTCCCACATCAAATTTACTGTTACGAAATTAGATATATAAGGATAAGCCCAGCTGCAAAGCTGGGTTTCTATACTCTTCGAAAATCAAATGCAAACCGCATCAACGTCGCCTTGCCGTATATATATGTGACTGACTTCGTCAGTCTTATCTACAACCTCAAAACAGTGTTTTGAGCAACCTGCGGCTAGTTTTCTAGTTTGCTCTTTGATTTTCATTGAGTATTAAAATAAAAAACCAGGGATTTCACCCTAGTTTGACAACTTTACCGATTCTTTAGTTCTACATAGCGCTTGTACCAAATGTTTACATAGGCTTCTGAGAAAGGACCACGTCCATTGTTAATCCAATCAACAAGAATTTTGACATGTTCTTTTAAAATATAGTCCAAATCATCAGAATAATTCATTTTGCGTTTGTGACGCTCATACTCCTCAACGTCCAAGAGACGTTTTTCCCCATCTGTAAAAATTTTAACATCCAAATCGTAATCAATATACTTCAGTGCTTCTTCATCCAGATAGTAGGGGCTGGCCATATTGCAATAGTAGGAAGTTCCATTATCACGAATCATGGCAATGATATTAAACCAATATTTCTTATGAAAGTAAACAATAGCCGGTTCTCGAGTGACCCAACGACGACCATCACTTTCGGTAACAAGTGTATGATCGTTGACACCAATAATGGCGTTTTCTGTTGTTTTTAGTACCATGGTGTCCCGCCAAGTTCGGTGGAGACTCCCATCATGCTTATAACTTTGAATTGTAATAAAGTCGCCTTCTTTTGGAAGCTTCATAACTAACCAACTTTCTACAATTTATAAGTTTATCATTTACTATTGTACCATAAAATTACCTAAAATCTGTGAATTTTACATGAAAATATTAAAGATATTCTCTGAGAGCGCTTGCTATATCCGAAAAATCGTAGCCTTTTCGTGCTAAAACTTGGGTTAAACGCTGTTTAAGTTCGTATCCTTCATATTTTCGGGCATACTTGGCATATTGCTTATCAAGTTCCTTGAAGATGAGTTCCTGAGTCGTTTCTTCGTCGACTTGACTATCCAACTGGTCAAAGGCAATTTTAGCATCAGAGTAGGAAAACCCCTTGTTGGTCAAGTTCTGTATAATCTTATCTTGCAAGGCACGAGCTGGAAGTTTTCCTTCATATTTTTTCAACAGTTTATTAGCTACACGTTGAGCAACTTCCGAAAAATCAAATTCTTTCAAGTTCTCTTCTATAGTAGATTTTGAAATCCCTTTTTGAGCTAGTTTCTGAGTCAGTACATAAGGCCCCTTGTCTCCTGAAAGTTGATTGGCATTGATGATAGCATAAGCGTACTGGCCATCATTAGTCCACTTCTCTTCTTTAAGAGCAGCAATGATTTGAGAAACTATTTTTGCATCAATATCGTATTTTTTTAGATATTCTCTGACCTCTTTTTCAGTACGTGCTTTAAATGATAAATGGTAGAGAGCCAGATTCTTACCATAAGAAAATTGAGCAAAGTCCTGAATCTCTTTCAATTCCTCTTCGCTTATCACCTTATCTCTCGATAACATAAAACGAACAATTGTATCTTCGGTGATATAGCATTTGTCGCCATTATCAAGCTCCATCAGATAGAGTCTTTTTTTCTTTTCAAGTTTTGTGATTTTCATAGTTCCCTTTCATCTAAATGCTTCGAAAGCTGCAACAAGTCGGAGTTTATCCATATCTACATATTCTCTACCGTAATAGTCGAGAAATAATTCAGTATACGTAGCATCTTGTAGGTTGTAATGAAGGGACCAAATTGCCCAAAAGAGGTCGATATGTCGGTCACTAAAACCAGCCAATCCCAAGTCAATAAAGCAAGAAAAATGCGAGGCATCCTTCAAGATGAAATTTGGCAGGCAGGCATCTCCATGAATTAAAGCATCAGCTTTGAGAATGTAATCTTTCTCTTGTATCAGTTGGTAAGCTTCTTCACGACTGTGAATATGAAATTGAGGTAGAAGAGTCTTGTTATAAAAAGCCCCCTTCTGATAGTTTTTTAAGGCTTTTTCTTTATAACGCTTCAGATGATTTTCCGACGGAAAAGATTGTGGTTTAAGACTGTGAAGTTCGTTTAATGCTTGAGCCAGGGTTTGACAGAGTTTTTCGGGTTGATTTAAAAAATCGAGAGCGTTTCTGCCAATGGCTTCTTTGGTCAGAAGGAAATCCTTTTTTGCTGATAAATAGGTAATCACTGGAGTTCCCAATCCTTCAGTTTCGAACCAACTTGCAATCTTAGCTTCTTGATCTAATCTGCC encodes the following:
- a CDS encoding epoxyqueuosine reductase QueH, with the translated sequence MIDVEEILSKMNSNQKINYDRVMQKMVQVWEKNEQRPTILMHVCCAPCSTYTLEYLTKYADVTIYFVNSNIHPKAEYHKRAYVTQKFVSDFNERTGNNVQYLEAPYEPNEYRKLVRGLEEEPEGGDRCKVCFDYRLDKTAQVAMDLGFDYFGSALTISPHKNSQTINSIGIDVQKIYTTHYLPSDFKKNQGYKRSVEMCEEYDIYRQCYCGCVYAAQAQNIDLVQVKKDATAFLLDKDVEKDYSHIKFTVTKLDI
- a CDS encoding DUF402 domain-containing protein, translated to MKLPKEGDFITIQSYKHDGSLHRTWRDTMVLKTTENAIIGVNDHTLVTESDGRRWVTREPAIVYFHKKYWFNIIAMIRDNGTSYYCNMASPYYLDEEALKYIDYDLDVKIFTDGEKRLLDVEEYERHKRKMNYSDDLDYILKEHVKILVDWINNGRGPFSEAYVNIWYKRYVELKNR
- the recX gene encoding recombination regulator RecX, whose translation is MKITKLEKKKRLYLMELDNGDKCYITEDTIVRFMLSRDKVISEEELKEIQDFAQFSYGKNLALYHLSFKARTEKEVREYLKKYDIDAKIVSQIIAALKEEKWTNDGQYAYAIINANQLSGDKGPYVLTQKLAQKGISKSTIEENLKEFDFSEVAQRVANKLLKKYEGKLPARALQDKIIQNLTNKGFSYSDAKIAFDQLDSQVDEETTQELIFKELDKQYAKYARKYEGYELKQRLTQVLARKGYDFSDIASALREYL
- a CDS encoding phosphotransferase, which translates into the protein MNSKTPRFSILDFPEQLRSYIKGANLSDSSSHSSATVLYIDSGYYLKLDQKGRLDQEAKIASWFETEGLGTPVITYLSAKKDFLLTKEAIGRNALDFLNQPEKLCQTLAQALNELHSLKPQSFPSENHLKRYKEKALKNYQKGAFYNKTLLPQFHIHSREEAYQLIQEKDYILKADALIHGDACLPNFILKDASHFSCFIDLGLAGFSDRHIDLFWAIWSLHYNLQDATYTELFLDYYGREYVDMDKLRLVAAFEAFR